Proteins found in one Mucilaginibacter gracilis genomic segment:
- a CDS encoding AAA family ATPase: protein MKILAIRIKNLASLEGVSEIDFTEDPLCSAGIFAITGPTGSGKSTILDAICLALYGKTPRYIQAKETGIEIQDTPGSRISQGDVKGILRDGTGEGFAEVDFIGVDGNKYKASWQVKRAYGKIEGALQGEVIVLTNLNTNVVVPGKKTETLQQIERLVGLNFEQFTRSVLLAQGDFTAFLKANKDEKASLLEKLTGNFIYSEISKSIFDKCRKAEQDLRELNLQKEAIAIYTDEEIVIIENHQQELANQIEHLNKISKELIAEQSWHIRLAELIAGTSKAENDWQVAIVAKSASEARSTLVQRVSEVQPVRTLVDAKFQGETQYKEVAGELSVADQNIEDLTKSQSAYKDQLQLAEKTLTDSKKIKSETYPLIEKAKKLDVVISEKRSQVSVAEKAIDDVSKEMDLHNSQVKLKQAEAASLKQKIENLESWKTENIHRQPIATNIILISSKLTDAANILSSRLKVKGDLELNNQNEIVLKKDIKLLEDNVLRKQSELALKTSSVQTDQTVLAGIDIDKIKKEKQVCDAEIEDIILGSAQWNLYYQALTDHRSTVNSLKNNQAALIDKKASLELAQNKLAEIKTIKDTSGKILSDARLRIAENVEHLRTSLIDDEPCPVCGSTEHPYKEYSPVLNQVISGLEQEHRQNETIYEECLEKYTGLTQACEGLERQIKLDNDQLEIRRIAAGQLADRWKSFKVQKQCEVIDQDKKAVWLRDKTAGLKSEQTSLDSKITSYNSLKQAVANIQLEIEKAKSELTKLTDDVKDKTHKKQLLTEHSKGLLQQEAKCEADLKILHDGLSPYFENKDWFTHWQDNPPQFIKRIKDFADLWVQKIGDLESDKKSEGICLTELLGLAGRTKDFASSFSKQQEIHLNRKNELQAVVKERKELFSGEEVITVEKRLEDNIVNAEQNVKLINDELQKTEALLIKTNTQKSQLTKDAERLKQLINNNSSKIKEWLSNYQFKHGVELAEEELANLLQFTHDWIDEERKALKVIDDAVTTGLSVHLERRSQLENHIKKQLSERTSEETEELLTENKLNLDASVQVRNENTFKLQQDVINKQKSTDLLNKIQDKETVAENWGKLNEMIGSADGKKFRQIAQEFTLDVLLGYANIHMQMLSKRYSIQRISNTLGLQVVDKDMGDEVRTIYSLSGGESFLVSLALALGLAELSSSKMNVESLFIDEGFGSLDPVTLTVAMGALEGLHNQGRKVGVISHVQEMTERIPAQIRVTKCSSGKSEITIAVL from the coding sequence ATGAAAATCTTAGCCATTAGAATAAAAAACCTTGCTTCTTTAGAAGGAGTTAGTGAAATAGATTTTACGGAAGACCCTTTATGTTCCGCTGGCATATTTGCGATAACCGGGCCAACCGGATCAGGTAAATCTACTATTTTAGATGCAATTTGCCTCGCCTTATATGGTAAAACACCGAGGTATATTCAAGCTAAAGAAACAGGTATAGAGATTCAGGATACACCCGGCTCACGGATATCGCAAGGTGACGTCAAAGGAATTCTGAGAGATGGAACGGGCGAAGGATTTGCTGAAGTAGACTTTATCGGGGTGGATGGCAATAAGTACAAAGCCAGTTGGCAGGTCAAAAGAGCTTATGGAAAAATAGAAGGCGCGCTCCAGGGTGAGGTGATTGTTCTTACTAACTTAAATACGAATGTTGTGGTGCCGGGAAAAAAGACCGAGACGTTACAGCAGATCGAAAGACTCGTAGGCTTGAATTTCGAGCAGTTTACCCGCTCTGTACTTCTAGCCCAAGGAGACTTCACAGCATTTCTAAAGGCAAATAAGGATGAAAAGGCCTCTTTACTGGAAAAACTTACGGGGAACTTTATCTATTCAGAAATCTCAAAATCCATTTTCGACAAGTGTAGAAAAGCTGAACAGGATTTGCGCGAACTCAATTTACAAAAAGAGGCTATCGCTATATATACCGATGAGGAAATTGTAATAATAGAGAATCATCAACAGGAACTCGCCAACCAAATTGAGCATTTAAACAAAATAAGCAAAGAACTAATAGCAGAACAGTCCTGGCATATCAGGCTGGCTGAGCTAATAGCGGGGACATCCAAAGCTGAAAATGATTGGCAAGTAGCAATAGTTGCTAAGTCCGCCTCTGAAGCCCGATCTACGTTGGTACAACGGGTAAGTGAAGTTCAGCCGGTAAGAACATTAGTAGACGCAAAATTTCAGGGAGAAACCCAATATAAGGAAGTAGCCGGTGAACTTTCCGTTGCAGATCAGAACATTGAAGATCTAACAAAATCACAAAGCGCTTACAAGGATCAGCTTCAGTTGGCTGAAAAAACTTTAACTGATTCAAAAAAAATAAAATCGGAGACCTATCCTTTAATTGAAAAAGCTAAAAAGCTTGATGTGGTGATCAGTGAAAAGCGCAGTCAGGTTTCCGTCGCAGAAAAAGCTATTGACGATGTGAGCAAAGAAATGGACTTGCATAATTCACAGGTTAAATTAAAACAAGCTGAAGCAGCTTCATTAAAGCAAAAAATAGAAAACCTTGAATCGTGGAAAACTGAAAATATCCATAGGCAGCCTATTGCAACAAACATTATTTTGATTTCTTCCAAATTAACCGATGCCGCTAATATTTTGTCGTCCAGATTAAAGGTTAAAGGGGATTTAGAACTTAATAATCAAAATGAAATTGTCTTAAAGAAAGATATAAAGCTACTGGAGGACAATGTTTTACGAAAGCAATCGGAATTAGCATTAAAGACCTCATCCGTCCAAACTGATCAAACAGTCCTTGCCGGTATAGATATTGATAAAATCAAAAAGGAAAAGCAGGTGTGTGATGCAGAAATTGAGGATATCATTTTAGGTTCCGCGCAGTGGAACCTATACTACCAGGCTTTAACGGATCATCGGTCAACTGTAAATAGTCTAAAGAATAATCAAGCTGCCTTAATCGATAAGAAAGCATCACTAGAGCTGGCTCAAAATAAGTTAGCGGAGATCAAAACTATCAAAGATACTTCCGGAAAAATTTTGAGTGATGCAAGGTTAAGGATCGCGGAAAACGTAGAGCATTTACGGACAAGCCTAATTGATGACGAACCATGCCCTGTATGCGGAAGTACAGAGCACCCATACAAAGAATATTCGCCCGTTTTAAACCAAGTTATTTCCGGGCTTGAACAGGAGCATCGCCAAAATGAAACAATTTACGAAGAATGCCTTGAAAAATACACGGGTTTAACACAGGCATGCGAGGGTCTGGAACGTCAGATAAAATTGGATAATGATCAACTTGAAATTAGGAGAATAGCCGCTGGCCAGTTGGCGGATAGATGGAAATCGTTCAAAGTCCAAAAACAATGCGAAGTTATAGATCAAGATAAAAAAGCCGTTTGGCTACGGGATAAGACAGCAGGATTAAAATCTGAACAAACTTCGTTGGACAGCAAGATTACCAGCTATAACAGTTTAAAACAAGCTGTAGCAAATATTCAGCTTGAAATTGAAAAGGCCAAATCGGAGTTAACTAAATTAACTGACGATGTTAAAGACAAAACCCATAAAAAACAATTATTAACTGAACATTCCAAGGGGCTCCTACAACAGGAAGCGAAATGCGAAGCCGACCTTAAGATTTTGCATGACGGTTTGTCGCCATATTTCGAAAATAAAGATTGGTTTACCCATTGGCAAGATAATCCACCACAATTTATAAAGCGAATAAAAGATTTTGCTGATCTATGGGTGCAAAAAATAGGTGATCTTGAAAGCGATAAAAAAAGCGAAGGTATATGTCTTACAGAATTGCTAGGGCTTGCAGGGCGAACAAAAGATTTCGCATCATCCTTTAGTAAACAACAGGAAATTCATTTAAACCGAAAAAATGAGTTGCAAGCGGTTGTCAAAGAAAGAAAGGAACTATTTAGTGGTGAAGAAGTGATAACTGTTGAGAAACGATTAGAGGACAATATTGTCAATGCTGAACAAAACGTTAAATTGATAAATGATGAACTGCAAAAAACTGAGGCCCTTCTTATTAAAACTAATACCCAAAAATCGCAATTAACAAAAGATGCAGAACGGCTAAAACAACTGATTAACAATAATTCATCAAAAATAAAGGAATGGCTTTCTAATTATCAATTTAAGCATGGCGTCGAATTGGCGGAAGAAGAACTCGCTAATCTACTACAGTTTACCCATGATTGGATTGACGAGGAAAGAAAAGCATTGAAAGTCATTGACGATGCCGTTACTACTGGTTTATCAGTACACCTTGAGAGAAGGAGTCAATTAGAGAATCACATAAAAAAGCAACTTTCAGAAAGGACATCAGAAGAAACAGAAGAGCTATTGACGGAAAATAAATTAAACCTGGACGCTTCTGTCCAAGTGAGAAATGAGAATACGTTTAAACTACAGCAGGATGTAATTAACAAACAGAAGTCAACTGATCTGTTGAATAAAATCCAAGATAAAGAGACTGTTGCCGAGAATTGGGGTAAACTAAATGAGATGATTGGCTCCGCTGATGGAAAAAAATTCCGCCAAATAGCGCAAGAGTTTACACTCGATGTGCTGTTAGGATATGCTAATATCCACATGCAAATGCTTAGTAAGCGATATTCCATTCAACGGATCAGTAATACGCTCGGGTTACAGGTTGTTGACAAAGACATGGGTGACGAAGTTCGGACGATCTATTCGCTTTCGGGAGGAGAATCATTTCTCGTGTCCCTCGCTTTGGCTCTTGGTTTAGCGGAACTCTCATCAAGCAAAATGAATGTTGAGTCGTTATTCATAGACGAAGGCTTCGGCTCTTTAGACCCGGTAACATTAACCGTTGCCATGGGAGCTTTGGAAGGATTACACAATCAGGGCCGAAAAGTAGGAGTGATTTCGCACGTTCAGGAAATGACGGAAAGAATCCCTGCACAGATCAGGGTAACAAAATGCTCCAGCGGTAAAAGTGAAATTACAATTGCCGTCCTATAG